A stretch of the Lolium perenne isolate Kyuss_39 chromosome 3, Kyuss_2.0, whole genome shotgun sequence genome encodes the following:
- the LOC127339694 gene encoding protein neprosin-like — MSVHNHRLKPGQWTVAAIWICNKGDGVISSLNCIEAGWHIYPNHYGDSYPHFYTQWTRDGNNITGCINMDCPGFIWVNGAVIAPGDVIQPVSHIPGGHVQNITLRVLKDKSSGDWWVYYGLNSVPTGVGYFPRSLFTYLADKASDMSFGGGVVTNRVDPNPPMGSGFFPNDGHGHAASFSNLRIIDQDGNSNPIMVDLPKKVTDEKCYSITAISNGEFLYGGPGNCMK, encoded by the exons ATGAGTGTGCACAACCATAGACTCAAACCTGGGCAGTGGACTGTGGCTGCAATTTGGATTTGTAATAAAGGAGATGGTGTTATATCAAGCCTTAACTGCATTGAAGCTGGATGGCAT ATTTATCCAAATCACTATGGTGACTCATATCCTCACTTCTATACCCAATGGACG AGAGATGGAAATAATATAACAGGATGCATTAACATGGACTGCCCTGGTTTCATATGGGTGAATGGCGCCGTTATAGCTCCAGGTGATGTTATACAACCAGTTTCTCATATTCCCGGTGGGCATGTACAGAATATTACACTAAGAGTGCTTAAG gacaaatcaagtggagaTTGGTGGGTGTACTACGGACTCAACAGTGTCCCCACAGGGGTGGGATACTTCCCGAGGTCATTGTTCACCTACTTAGCAGATAAGGCAAGTGACATGTCTTTTGGCGGTGGGGTGGTTACCAATAGGGTGGATCCAAATCCTCCAATGGGCAGCGGTTTCTTCCCAAATGACGGTCATGGTCATGCTGCATCATTTAGCAACCTTCGAATCATTGATCAGGACGGAAACAGCAATCCCATCATGGTAGACTTACCTAAGAAAGTTACTGATGAGAAATGCTACTCCATTACTGCTATCAGTAATGGTGAATTCCTTTACGGTGGGCCTGGAAATTGTATGAAATAA